The Sulfurospirillum halorespirans DSM 13726 genome has a window encoding:
- the napA gene encoding nitrate reductase catalytic subunit NapA — MSLSRRDFLKTTAAATAAASVGISVPSELKAAGEQAEAGWRWDKSVCRFCGTGCGIMVATKEGKIVAVKGDPAAPVNRGLNCIKGYFNAKIMYGADRLKEPLLRMNDKGEFDKKGQFKPVSWKRAFDEMEKHMKAAMKAGGPEAIGVFGSGQYTIHEGYVAAKLMKAGFRSNAIDPNARHCMASAVAGFMQTFGIDEPSGCYDDIELTDTIVTWGANMAEMHPILWSRVSDRKLTSPDKVKVVNLSTYTHRSSDLADVEIIFSPSTDLAIWNYIAREIVYNHPEAIDWDFVKKNTIFATGFANIGYGMRTEADARKNGYSEKELVINKKEDAKVISEKEAPGLAHLGVKAGDVMKMDKAAAAGVHWEISFEDFKKGLAPYTLDYVAKISKGNPDESLADFKAKLQTLANLYIEKSRKVVSFWTMGMNQHQRGTWVNEQAYMVHFLLGKQAKPGDGAFSLTGQPSACGTAREVGTFTHRLPADMDVSIPKHREITEKVWKLPAGTLNPMGYQHIMNIHRQIESGKIKFAWVNVCNPYQDTANAEHWIKAARKEGNFIVCSDAYPGISAKVSDLILPSAMIYEKWGGYGNAERRTQQWKQQVLPVGDAMSDTWQWVELSKRFTIKDVWGEQPIKDGKLPNVIEAAKAMGYKETDTLYDVLFANEFFKSFKAKDPIGEGFDNSEVFGDKRGVMGSDGKEWKGYGFFLQKAIWEEYRQFGLGHGHDLADFDTYHKVRGLKWPVVDGKETQWRFNAKYDPYAAKANNGEFAFYGDAAKALKRGDLLKPTTEETFSLKNKAKIFFRPYMDPCEMPDAEYDSWLCTGRVLEHWHSGTMTMRVPELYRAVPEALCYMHPDDAKVKGFKQGELIWIESRRGSCKARVETRGRNRTPKGLVYVPWFDEKVFINKVCLDATCPISKQTDYKKCAVKLYKA; from the coding sequence ATGTCGCTTTCAAGAAGAGACTTTCTAAAAACAACTGCCGCTGCGACGGCTGCCGCGAGCGTGGGTATTAGCGTACCTAGCGAGCTTAAGGCTGCGGGCGAGCAAGCAGAAGCCGGTTGGCGCTGGGACAAATCCGTTTGCCGTTTCTGTGGTACCGGTTGTGGTATTATGGTTGCGACCAAAGAGGGTAAAATCGTCGCAGTCAAAGGTGATCCAGCAGCTCCCGTCAATCGCGGACTGAACTGTATCAAGGGCTATTTTAATGCCAAAATTATGTATGGCGCGGATCGTCTTAAAGAGCCACTTTTACGCATGAACGACAAAGGTGAATTTGACAAAAAAGGTCAATTCAAACCTGTCTCATGGAAAAGAGCATTCGATGAGATGGAAAAACACATGAAAGCCGCGATGAAAGCGGGTGGCCCTGAAGCCATCGGTGTGTTTGGTTCAGGTCAATACACCATTCATGAAGGCTATGTTGCCGCCAAGCTTATGAAAGCGGGCTTTCGCTCTAACGCCATCGACCCCAATGCCCGTCACTGTATGGCTTCAGCGGTTGCTGGCTTTATGCAAACCTTTGGAATTGATGAGCCATCAGGCTGTTACGATGACATTGAACTGACCGACACCATCGTGACATGGGGTGCCAATATGGCGGAGATGCACCCGATTTTGTGGTCTCGCGTGAGTGATCGTAAACTTACATCACCTGACAAAGTCAAAGTAGTGAATCTCTCTACCTATACACACCGAAGCTCTGACCTTGCGGATGTTGAGATCATCTTCTCTCCAAGCACGGACTTAGCGATTTGGAACTACATCGCTCGTGAGATTGTTTACAATCACCCAGAGGCGATTGATTGGGACTTTGTGAAGAAAAACACCATTTTTGCAACAGGTTTTGCTAACATCGGTTACGGTATGCGAACCGAAGCAGATGCTCGTAAAAATGGCTACTCTGAAAAAGAGCTGGTAATCAATAAAAAAGAAGATGCAAAAGTGATCTCCGAAAAAGAGGCTCCCGGTCTTGCGCACTTAGGTGTCAAAGCAGGCGATGTCATGAAAATGGACAAAGCTGCGGCTGCGGGCGTTCACTGGGAAATTAGCTTTGAAGATTTCAAAAAAGGACTTGCTCCTTATACGCTGGATTATGTTGCCAAAATTTCTAAAGGTAATCCAGACGAGAGCCTTGCAGATTTCAAAGCAAAACTTCAAACACTTGCGAACCTTTACATCGAGAAAAGTAGAAAAGTGGTCAGCTTCTGGACCATGGGTATGAACCAACACCAACGTGGTACGTGGGTCAATGAGCAAGCGTACATGGTTCACTTTTTACTCGGCAAACAAGCCAAACCAGGCGATGGCGCGTTCTCTCTAACAGGACAACCAAGTGCATGTGGAACTGCTCGTGAAGTCGGTACCTTTACACATCGCTTACCTGCAGATATGGACGTTTCCATTCCTAAACACAGAGAAATTACGGAAAAAGTATGGAAACTTCCTGCTGGTACACTAAACCCTATGGGCTACCAACACATTATGAATATTCACCGACAAATCGAGAGTGGAAAAATTAAATTTGCATGGGTCAACGTGTGCAATCCTTACCAAGACACCGCTAATGCAGAACACTGGATCAAAGCGGCACGTAAAGAAGGAAACTTCATCGTCTGTTCAGACGCGTATCCTGGTATTTCGGCTAAAGTATCTGATCTTATCTTGCCTTCAGCGATGATCTATGAGAAATGGGGCGGATACGGCAATGCAGAGCGTCGTACACAACAATGGAAACAGCAAGTTCTTCCAGTCGGCGACGCGATGAGTGACACATGGCAGTGGGTTGAGCTTTCAAAACGCTTTACGATCAAAGATGTATGGGGCGAGCAACCGATCAAAGATGGCAAACTTCCAAATGTCATCGAAGCCGCCAAAGCTATGGGCTATAAAGAGACGGACACGCTTTATGATGTTCTCTTTGCCAATGAATTCTTTAAATCATTCAAAGCTAAAGACCCTATCGGTGAAGGTTTTGACAACAGTGAAGTGTTTGGTGATAAACGTGGCGTGATGGGTAGTGATGGTAAAGAGTGGAAAGGGTATGGCTTCTTCTTGCAAAAAGCAATTTGGGAAGAGTACCGACAATTTGGACTAGGTCATGGACATGACTTGGCGGATTTTGACACGTATCATAAAGTCAGAGGTCTTAAATGGCCGGTTGTGGATGGCAAAGAGACACAATGGCGTTTTAATGCCAAATACGATCCGTACGCGGCAAAAGCGAACAATGGTGAATTTGCATTCTACGGTGACGCGGCAAAAGCACTTAAACGTGGTGATCTTTTAAAACCAACCACCGAAGAGACCTTCTCTTTGAAAAACAAAGCAAAAATCTTCTTTAGACCGTATATGGACCCTTGCGAAATGCCAGATGCTGAGTATGACAGCTGGTTATGTACAGGACGTGTGTTGGAGCACTGGCATAGTGGTACGATGACCATGCGTGTACCTGAATTGTACCGTGCCGTTCCTGAAGCATTGTGCTATATGCACCCAGACGATGCGAAAGTCAAAGGGTTTAAACAAGGTGAGCTGATCTGGATCGAGAGTCGTAGAGGTTCGTGTAAAGCGCGTGTTGAAACACGTGGTAGAAACCGAACGCCAAAAGGTTTAGTCTATGTTCCTTGGTTTGATGAGAAAGTGTTCATCAACAAAGTGTGCCTTGATGCCACATGTCCGATCTCTAAACAGACAGACTATAAAAAATGTGCGGTTAAGCTTTATAAAGCGTAA
- the napG gene encoding ferredoxin-type protein NapG — protein METTDKIAITPRRKFLALMAQSGGLMALGGMVWTGYLEEAKSAPLILRPPAAVLEVDFMRLCIKCGQCVTACPYHTLSLAKPGDTKPLGTPFYIPREVPCYMCTDIPCVPVCPSGALDVKSVSKITEGVQELDITKARMGLAVVDVESCIAFWGIQCDACYRACPIMDSAIKLEYKRNERTGKHAYLTPIVNSLTCTGCGLCERACVTEKAAIHVLPLDIAKGAIGSHYIKGWEQGDEKRLEKAGGDVTTHTKRSEKSATDYLNTNEEMFK, from the coding sequence ATGGAAACAACCGATAAAATCGCAATCACCCCTCGCCGTAAATTCCTCGCTTTGATGGCTCAAAGTGGTGGACTCATGGCGCTGGGAGGCATGGTTTGGACAGGGTACTTGGAAGAGGCAAAATCAGCACCGCTGATTCTTCGTCCTCCTGCTGCAGTCCTTGAAGTAGACTTTATGCGTTTATGTATCAAGTGTGGTCAGTGTGTTACTGCCTGTCCATACCATACGCTCAGTCTTGCCAAGCCAGGTGATACAAAGCCTCTTGGAACACCTTTTTACATTCCAAGAGAGGTTCCGTGTTACATGTGTACGGACATACCCTGTGTGCCTGTATGCCCAAGCGGAGCGTTGGATGTGAAAAGTGTTTCTAAGATCACTGAGGGTGTTCAAGAACTTGACATTACCAAAGCACGTATGGGACTTGCCGTCGTTGATGTTGAGTCGTGCATCGCGTTTTGGGGCATTCAGTGTGATGCGTGTTACCGAGCCTGTCCTATCATGGATAGTGCGATTAAGTTAGAGTATAAACGCAATGAGCGAACAGGCAAACATGCTTATTTAACACCGATCGTGAACAGTCTCACCTGTACGGGGTGTGGCTTGTGCGAGAGGGCGTGTGTCACTGAAAAAGCGGCGATTCATGTGTTGCCTTTGGACATTGCCAAAGGGGCTATTGGTTCGCACTACATCAAGGGCTGGGAGCAGGGTGATGAAAAGCGCTTAGAAAAAGCTGGAGGCGATGTCACAACACATACCAAACGTAGTGAGAAGTCTGCGACAGATTATCTCAATACGAATGAGGAGATGTTCAAATGA
- the napH gene encoding quinol dehydrogenase ferredoxin subunit NapH, translating into MREWMRSHRFMMARRLTQLGILGLFIAANSYGFMLLSGNLSASLVLKKLPLADPFALLQMFSAGALLGVDVLLGGALILLFYIVVGGRAFCSWVCPLNMVTDAANWTRRVFFLEKTIEKKLWLGRTVRYWVLALTLILSFITGVAAFEMVSPIGILSRGIIFGMGLSVAPILCIYLFDLFAVKNGWCGHICPLGGFYSLVGKLSLIRVKHDHTKCTLCMKCKEICPEKQVLGIISKRSGAIDSGECTNCGRCVEVCESDALSFGVRNYINTNVGEKE; encoded by the coding sequence ATGAGAGAATGGATGAGAAGCCACCGTTTTATGATGGCACGACGTTTGACTCAGCTGGGCATTCTTGGGCTATTTATAGCAGCCAATAGTTATGGCTTTATGCTGTTAAGTGGCAATCTCAGTGCCTCTTTGGTGCTGAAAAAGCTTCCTTTAGCCGATCCGTTTGCCCTGTTGCAGATGTTCTCAGCTGGGGCACTGTTAGGGGTTGATGTTCTTCTTGGAGGAGCATTGATACTTCTGTTTTACATCGTTGTTGGAGGTCGCGCGTTTTGTTCATGGGTATGCCCACTCAATATGGTCACAGACGCGGCAAATTGGACGCGTAGAGTCTTTTTTCTTGAAAAAACGATTGAAAAAAAGCTCTGGCTCGGTCGCACTGTTCGGTACTGGGTTTTGGCCCTTACGCTGATACTGTCGTTCATCACAGGTGTTGCGGCGTTTGAGATGGTCAGTCCTATCGGGATTTTAAGTCGAGGTATCATCTTTGGAATGGGGCTAAGCGTTGCTCCCATACTGTGCATTTATCTGTTTGATCTTTTTGCGGTGAAAAATGGCTGGTGTGGACATATCTGTCCTTTGGGTGGTTTTTACTCTCTTGTTGGGAAGCTGAGCCTCATTCGTGTGAAGCACGATCACACCAAATGTACGTTGTGCATGAAGTGTAAAGAGATTTGTCCTGAAAAACAGGTTCTTGGCATTATTTCCAAACGAAGTGGTGCGATAGATTCTGGAGAGTGTACCAACTGTGGCAGATGCGTTGAGGTGTGTGAGAGTGATGCACTCTCTTTTGGTGTGAGGAATTACATTAACACAAATGTAGGAGAAAAAGAATGA
- a CDS encoding nitrate reductase cytochrome c-type subunit, which produces MISTKTLIMVSLLGVMVASGCAVSQSYNEEELGLRKVDLYSEKTVVGEPTSYSTVSAGESKMIQRSFENAPPMIPHDVEGMMDMTKDSNACTGCHLPEVAEAVKATPIPKSHFFDMRTQKVLTEMSQARYNCSACHAPQSANEPLVKNEFKPDYRKANGMERSNLIDNLNEGVR; this is translated from the coding sequence ATGATTAGTACAAAAACATTGATAATGGTCTCTTTGTTAGGCGTGATGGTAGCCAGCGGATGCGCGGTGTCTCAGTCATACAACGAAGAAGAATTAGGGCTTAGAAAGGTGGATCTCTACAGCGAGAAAACCGTTGTAGGTGAGCCAACATCGTACTCTACGGTGAGTGCAGGTGAATCAAAAATGATTCAAAGATCGTTTGAAAACGCGCCTCCGATGATCCCACATGATGTCGAAGGTATGATGGATATGACCAAAGATAGCAACGCATGTACAGGGTGTCACTTACCTGAAGTGGCTGAAGCAGTGAAGGCGACTCCGATTCCAAAGTCACACTTTTTTGACATGAGAACGCAAAAAGTGCTCACAGAGATGAGTCAAGCTCGCTACAACTGTTCAGCATGTCATGCGCCACAATCGGCAAACGAGCCTTTGGTTAAAAATGAGTTTAAACCAGACTATCGTAAAGCCAATGGCATGGAGCGCTCAAACCTCATTGACAACCTTAATGAAGGCGTGAGATAA
- a CDS encoding ferredoxin-type protein NapF: MTNGSRRGVFTSLFGMKKAQKTQNEFCVRPPYHQEGYEFLDHCITCNDTPCMSACEENIIFLDAAHTPCLDFTKRGCTFCEACASACPSGVLSLTCNDKKELHVKAEIDLMRCMAWHQSLCNSCLDACESRAILFLGLFRPHIEMDACNGCGMCVGICPSSAIFIKEEARV, translated from the coding sequence ATGACGAATGGCAGCAGAAGAGGGGTTTTTACCTCTCTTTTTGGTATGAAAAAGGCGCAAAAAACTCAAAATGAGTTCTGTGTGCGCCCGCCGTATCACCAAGAGGGGTATGAATTTTTAGATCATTGCATTACATGTAACGATACGCCGTGCATGAGCGCTTGCGAAGAAAATATCATCTTCCTTGATGCTGCTCATACGCCTTGCTTAGACTTTACCAAACGAGGTTGTACGTTTTGTGAAGCGTGCGCAAGTGCGTGCCCCAGTGGGGTTTTAAGCCTTACATGTAACGATAAAAAAGAGTTACATGTAAAAGCCGAAATCGACCTTATGCGCTGTATGGCATGGCATCAAAGTTTGTGCAACAGTTGCTTGGATGCGTGTGAAAGTCGAGCCATTTTGTTTTTAGGACTTTTTCGTCCACACATAGAGATGGATGCGTGCAATGGCTGTGGTATGTGCGTTGGCATCTGTCCAAGTAGTGCGATTTTCATCAAAGAGGAGGCGAGGGTATGA
- a CDS encoding WD40 repeat domain-containing protein gives MRCFFIISLCASVLLSAELSPRSIIEATGNVQHIALVEGKIIAGTSAGTLEIFKMDDASKLSHTVFPKIKDFTGDEVAPKLFSVDMLDKTLLAVVQASNGARELYLVEEGKPKVLIDAHANLFISKAKFVDKNRILVALLSNELLLWDVKEKKEIYRVQPSSSHFSDFALNETKTMVASSSESGEITLFDVLSGKVIKVLKGGNVDNVYKVDFKKDAILCAGQDRRGIIYDLKNGAYERYDGSFLIYAGALSPSLHLGAFAFNEQNDIVLFNLATKSKIHTLKGQKSTLNTIVFASDKELVSSSDDQFIMIWRLP, from the coding sequence ATGAGGTGTTTTTTTATCATAAGCCTGTGTGCAAGCGTTCTTTTAAGCGCAGAACTAAGCCCACGAAGCATCATCGAAGCTACTGGAAATGTGCAACACATAGCGCTTGTGGAGGGTAAAATCATCGCAGGAACGAGTGCGGGAACGCTTGAGATATTTAAGATGGATGACGCTTCTAAACTTTCTCACACTGTTTTTCCAAAGATCAAGGACTTTACAGGCGATGAGGTCGCGCCCAAACTCTTCTCGGTCGATATGCTAGACAAAACGCTTTTAGCCGTTGTTCAAGCCAGTAATGGCGCTCGTGAGCTTTACCTTGTTGAAGAGGGCAAGCCAAAAGTGCTCATCGATGCACACGCCAATCTTTTCATCTCTAAAGCCAAATTTGTTGATAAAAACCGCATCTTGGTCGCACTTCTCAGCAATGAGCTTCTGTTGTGGGATGTTAAAGAGAAAAAAGAGATTTACCGCGTTCAGCCTTCCTCTTCGCACTTTAGCGATTTTGCGTTGAATGAAACCAAAACCATGGTGGCAAGCTCATCTGAATCGGGCGAAATCACCCTTTTTGATGTGCTCAGTGGCAAAGTCATCAAAGTGCTGAAAGGCGGCAATGTGGACAATGTCTATAAAGTTGACTTTAAAAAAGATGCCATTTTGTGCGCAGGACAAGACAGACGTGGCATTATTTACGATCTTAAAAATGGGGCGTACGAGCGCTATGATGGCTCGTTTCTCATTTACGCAGGCGCTCTTAGTCCGAGCCTTCATTTGGGGGCTTTTGCCTTTAATGAACAAAACGATATTGTCTTGTTTAACCTTGCAACCAAGAGCAAAATCCACACGCTCAAAGGGCAGAAAAGTACGCTTAATACCATCGTTTTTGCCAGCGACAAAGAACTTGTCAGCAGTAGCGACGATCAATTTATTATGATTTGGAGACTCCCATGA
- a CDS encoding chaperone NapD: MNISSIVIQTKPLHVKEIIAICEASDFCDYHFSDEQTGKIIVTIEGENLDEEMSKMKKIEQIPHVICADMMMAYSEDELDEQREMLEHSPSVPEILNDETIALKDIVYKGDLKKKIH; this comes from the coding sequence ATGAATATTTCAAGTATTGTGATACAAACAAAGCCTTTACATGTAAAAGAGATCATCGCTATTTGCGAGGCGAGTGATTTTTGTGATTACCATTTTTCCGATGAGCAAACAGGCAAGATTATCGTGACGATTGAGGGTGAAAACCTCGATGAAGAGATGTCAAAGATGAAAAAAATCGAGCAGATTCCTCACGTCATCTGTGCCGATATGATGATGGCATACAGTGAGGATGAACTCGATGAGCAACGTGAAATGTTAGAACATTCTCCAAGCGTGCCAGAGATCCTCAATGATGAAACGATTGCACTCAAAGACATCGTCTACAAGGGTGATTTGAAGAAAAAAATCCATTAA
- a CDS encoding PAS domain-containing protein — protein sequence MQTTYQMFIETLVPSDELIVSRTDLQGNITYANETFAQISGYEVDELIGKPHNIVRHPDMPRSIFQTLWQSLAYGQMWRGYVKNLRKDGGYYWVYAEVSGVYKEGVLVEYKSLRAPIDEATKVIMQKAYDERKTQEEKISRAVIYLQSDLVEKLEKLAHEQKRSADEIMNEIVSDTLF from the coding sequence ATGCAAACGACCTATCAGATGTTTATTGAAACGTTAGTGCCCAGTGATGAACTCATCGTCTCGCGTACGGATTTACAGGGGAACATAACCTATGCCAACGAGACATTTGCGCAGATTTCGGGTTATGAAGTGGATGAACTCATCGGAAAACCGCATAACATCGTGCGCCATCCCGATATGCCTCGTTCGATCTTTCAAACTCTTTGGCAGAGTTTAGCTTACGGTCAAATGTGGAGAGGTTATGTTAAAAACCTGCGTAAAGATGGCGGTTATTATTGGGTCTATGCGGAAGTTTCAGGCGTGTACAAAGAGGGCGTTTTAGTGGAGTATAAATCGCTTCGTGCTCCCATCGATGAAGCGACAAAAGTCATCATGCAAAAAGCATACGATGAGCGCAAAACACAGGAAGAAAAGATCAGCAGAGCGGTCATCTATTTGCAAAGCGATTTGGTTGAAAAACTCGAAAAATTGGCACATGAACAGAAGCGTTCCGCCGATGAGATCATGAATGAGATCGTAAGCGACACACTCTTTTAG